The following coding sequences lie in one Isoptericola variabilis 225 genomic window:
- a CDS encoding DUF5709 domain-containing protein produces MTDETPGTTPDPLTGVEGDGDQLPTEDTLLDRGVDNILDEGYSPPERPRPNHWGETAWEESVGEPMDRRLAQEEPDVWDQDPLARPDTTRAGRLVADDDADPNADGARDNDVYGEDAGIDGAGASAEEAAVHWVEEP; encoded by the coding sequence ATGACCGACGAGACCCCCGGCACGACCCCCGACCCGCTCACCGGCGTCGAGGGAGACGGTGACCAGCTGCCCACCGAGGACACCCTGCTCGACCGCGGCGTCGACAACATCCTGGACGAGGGCTACTCCCCGCCCGAGCGCCCCCGGCCCAACCACTGGGGCGAGACCGCGTGGGAGGAGTCCGTGGGAGAGCCCATGGACCGGCGCCTCGCCCAGGAAGAGCCCGACGTGTGGGACCAGGACCCGCTCGCCCGGCCCGACACCACGCGCGCCGGGCGCCTCGTGGCCGACGACGACGCCGACCCGAACGCCGACGGCGCCCGGGACAACGACGTCTACGGCGAGGACGCGGGCATCGACGGCGCGGGCGCGAGCGCCGAGGAGGCCGCGGTCCACTGGGTCGAGGAGCCCTGA
- the rplM gene encoding 50S ribosomal protein L13, translating into MRTYTPKPGDVQRDWYVVDATDVVLGRLASQVATLLRGKHKPTFAPHVDGGDFVIVINADKVALSGNKRETKMAYRHSGYPGGLRSVAYGELLEKNPERAVEKAVRGMLPKNSLAAQQLKKLKVYRGAEHPHAAQQPKPFEITQVSQQA; encoded by the coding sequence GTGCGTACGTACACCCCGAAGCCCGGCGACGTCCAGCGCGACTGGTACGTCGTCGACGCGACCGACGTCGTCCTCGGCCGCCTGGCAAGCCAGGTCGCCACGCTCCTGCGCGGGAAGCACAAGCCGACCTTCGCCCCGCACGTCGACGGCGGTGACTTCGTCATCGTCATCAACGCCGACAAGGTCGCCCTGAGCGGCAACAAGCGCGAGACCAAGATGGCCTACCGCCACTCCGGCTACCCGGGCGGTCTGCGCTCCGTGGCCTACGGCGAGCTCCTGGAGAAGAACCCCGAGCGGGCCGTGGAGAAGGCCGTGCGCGGCATGCTCCCGAAGAACTCGCTTGCGGCCCAGCAGCTCAAGAAGCTGAAGGTCTACCGCGGTGCGGAGCACCCGCACGCCGCGCAGCAGCCCAAGCCGTTCGAGATCACCCAGGTTTCGCAGCAGGCCTGA
- the rpsI gene encoding 30S ribosomal protein S9 codes for MADTNVDIELGDETPSTYTTETAAPVANGGQSITAPGQALGRRKEAVARVRLVPGTGQWKINGRTLEDYFPNKVHQQLVNSPLKLVEVEGRFDVIARINGGGPTGQAGALRLGIARALNEIDREANRPALKKAGFLTRDAREVERKKAGLKKARKAPQYSKR; via the coding sequence GTGGCCGACACCAACGTCGACATCGAGCTGGGCGACGAGACTCCCAGCACCTACACCACCGAGACCGCGGCCCCCGTGGCCAACGGCGGTCAGTCCATCACCGCCCCGGGCCAGGCCCTGGGCCGCCGCAAGGAGGCCGTGGCGCGCGTGCGCCTCGTCCCCGGCACCGGCCAGTGGAAGATCAACGGCCGCACCCTCGAGGACTACTTCCCGAACAAGGTGCACCAGCAGCTGGTCAACTCCCCGCTGAAGCTGGTCGAGGTCGAGGGCCGCTTCGACGTCATCGCCCGCATCAACGGCGGTGGCCCGACCGGTCAGGCCGGCGCCCTGCGCCTCGGCATCGCCCGGGCGCTCAACGAGATCGACCGCGAGGCCAACCGCCCGGCCCTGAAGAAGGCCGGCTTCCTCACGCGCGACGCGCGCGAGGTCGAGCGCAAGAAGGCCGGTCTCAAGAAGGCCCGCAAGGCTCCGCAGTACTCGAAGCGCTGA
- the glmM gene encoding phosphoglucosamine mutase, with the protein MGRLFGTDGVRGLANRDVTAELALALGSAAARVLASTGEFEGHRPKAVIGRDPRASGEFLSAAVGAGLASAGVDVVNLGVLPTPALAYLVGAMKADLGVMVSASHNPMPDNGIKFFARGGLKLDDGVEDAIEAQLDAAWERPVGSGVGRMRSDTGIAAAQYVEHLVASIGTTPDHRPLEGLRIAVDCANGAASSIGPDALREAGADVVVINASPDGRNINEKAGSTHPEQLQAVVVAAEADFGVAFDGDADRCLAVDHGGVLVDGDQILGILARALKDEGRLPADTLVVTVMSNLGLLLAMKEAGITTIQTAVGDRYVLEEMRAHGYGLGGEQSGHIILAEHATTGDGILTALHLAARVKASGARLADLATQIPRLPQTLVNVKGVDKERAGTDVGVRAAVENAEALLGETGRVLLRPSGTEPVVRVMVEAATQTQADGVADTLAAVVRDRLAL; encoded by the coding sequence ATGGGACGACTGTTCGGCACCGACGGGGTCCGTGGCCTCGCCAACCGCGACGTGACCGCGGAGCTCGCCCTGGCGCTGGGCAGCGCCGCCGCGCGCGTGCTCGCCTCGACCGGCGAGTTCGAGGGGCACCGCCCCAAGGCGGTCATCGGGCGCGACCCCCGCGCGTCGGGCGAGTTCCTCTCCGCCGCGGTGGGCGCGGGCCTCGCGAGCGCCGGCGTCGACGTCGTCAACCTCGGGGTCCTGCCGACCCCGGCCCTCGCGTACCTCGTGGGCGCGATGAAGGCCGACCTGGGCGTCATGGTCTCGGCGTCGCACAACCCCATGCCGGACAACGGCATCAAGTTCTTCGCCCGCGGGGGCCTCAAGCTCGACGACGGCGTCGAGGACGCGATCGAGGCGCAGCTCGACGCCGCGTGGGAGCGTCCCGTGGGCTCGGGCGTCGGGCGCATGCGCAGCGACACCGGCATCGCCGCGGCGCAGTACGTCGAGCACCTCGTGGCGAGCATCGGCACGACGCCGGACCACCGGCCGCTCGAGGGCCTGCGGATCGCGGTGGACTGCGCCAACGGCGCGGCGAGCTCGATCGGACCCGACGCGCTGCGCGAGGCCGGTGCCGACGTCGTCGTCATCAACGCGAGCCCCGACGGGCGCAACATCAACGAGAAGGCCGGCTCGACGCACCCCGAGCAGCTGCAGGCCGTGGTCGTCGCGGCCGAGGCGGACTTCGGCGTCGCGTTCGACGGCGACGCGGACCGGTGCCTGGCCGTCGACCACGGCGGCGTCCTCGTCGACGGCGACCAGATCCTCGGCATCCTCGCCCGCGCGCTCAAGGACGAGGGCAGGCTGCCCGCGGACACGCTCGTCGTGACCGTGATGAGCAACCTCGGCCTGCTGCTCGCCATGAAGGAGGCGGGCATCACGACGATCCAGACGGCGGTCGGCGACCGCTACGTGCTGGAGGAGATGCGCGCGCACGGCTACGGGCTCGGCGGCGAGCAGTCGGGCCACATCATCCTGGCCGAGCACGCCACCACGGGCGACGGCATCCTCACGGCGCTGCACCTGGCGGCGCGCGTCAAGGCGTCGGGCGCCCGACTGGCCGACCTGGCCACGCAGATCCCGCGCCTGCCGCAGACGCTCGTCAACGTCAAGGGCGTCGACAAGGAACGCGCCGGGACGGACGTGGGCGTGCGCGCCGCGGTCGAGAACGCCGAGGCGCTGCTCGGCGAGACCGGCCGCGTGCTCCTGCGCCCGTCGGGCACCGAGCCCGTCGTGCGCGTCATGGTCGAGGCCGCGACGCAGACGCAGGCCGACGGCGTCGCGGACACGCTCGCCGCGGTCGTGCGCGACCGCCTCGCGCTGTGA
- a CDS encoding peptide deformylase: protein MSDPGPAAGRAARGEGAVEALRDAVRELLDVAEERGGGVLPIVQAGDPVLRRPAAPYTGQLGDELGRLLDVMRRTMHTAPGVGLAAPQVGIPLAIAVVEDAGAPADDPRERTPLPYRVLVNPRYEPVPGPGGAPERVAFYEGCLSVRGWQAVVARYRSVRLTGQDETGAALDEVLTGWPARIVQHETDHLAGELYLDHAETRSLASNENLASRWPFPDPRAAAEELGFPLP, encoded by the coding sequence GTGAGCGACCCCGGCCCGGCGGCGGGCCGCGCGGCGCGCGGCGAGGGCGCGGTCGAGGCGCTGCGCGACGCCGTCCGCGAGCTGCTCGACGTCGCGGAGGAGCGCGGCGGCGGCGTGCTGCCGATCGTCCAGGCCGGCGACCCCGTGCTGCGACGCCCCGCGGCCCCGTACACGGGCCAGCTCGGCGACGAGCTCGGGCGCCTGCTCGACGTCATGCGGCGCACGATGCACACGGCGCCCGGCGTCGGGCTCGCCGCGCCCCAGGTCGGGATCCCGCTCGCGATCGCCGTCGTCGAGGACGCCGGGGCGCCGGCCGACGACCCGCGCGAGCGGACGCCGCTGCCGTACCGGGTGCTGGTCAACCCGCGGTACGAGCCCGTGCCCGGGCCGGGCGGTGCGCCCGAACGTGTGGCGTTCTACGAGGGCTGCCTGTCGGTCCGCGGGTGGCAGGCCGTCGTCGCGCGGTACCGGAGCGTGCGCCTCACGGGCCAGGACGAGACGGGCGCCGCGCTCGACGAGGTGCTCACCGGCTGGCCCGCGCGCATCGTCCAGCACGAGACCGACCACCTGGCCGGCGAGCTCTACCTCGACCACGCGGAGACGAGGTCGCTCGCGTCGAACGAGAACCTCGCGAGCCGCTGGCCCTTCCCGGACCCGCGCGCCGCCGCCGAGGAGCTCGGCTTCCCGCTGCCGTGA
- a CDS encoding DedA family protein encodes MPEVVTAFLEQLESWILALAASAWVYPAMFGFATIDGFFPPIPSESVIITLTVSGQATATPWLPAILAIAAAGAWCGDQIAYSIGKRIGTERVPFLRTPRGRRAVLWARRALLHRGASLILAARYVPVGRVAVNMTAGAVGYPRRRFMAIAAIAAVTWAVYSMLIGIAAASWLGHNPLLAMVVAVGAGILLGLLIDQVVQLLTRRKMAEAIAAERAAEEATAAALEGGEEPCPEPCPAAEAAAERS; translated from the coding sequence GTGCCAGAGGTAGTCACCGCCTTCCTGGAGCAGCTGGAGAGCTGGATCCTCGCCCTGGCCGCGTCCGCCTGGGTCTACCCCGCGATGTTCGGTTTCGCGACCATCGACGGCTTCTTCCCGCCGATCCCGAGCGAGTCCGTCATCATCACGCTCACCGTCTCGGGTCAGGCGACCGCCACGCCCTGGCTGCCCGCGATCCTCGCGATCGCCGCCGCGGGCGCCTGGTGCGGCGACCAGATCGCCTACTCGATCGGCAAGCGGATCGGCACCGAGCGGGTGCCGTTCCTGCGCACCCCGCGCGGCCGCCGGGCCGTGCTGTGGGCCCGCCGCGCCCTGCTGCACCGCGGCGCGTCCCTCATCCTCGCGGCGCGCTACGTGCCCGTCGGCCGCGTCGCGGTGAACATGACCGCGGGAGCCGTCGGCTACCCGCGCCGGCGCTTCATGGCCATCGCCGCGATCGCGGCGGTGACGTGGGCGGTCTACTCGATGCTCATCGGGATCGCGGCGGCGAGCTGGCTCGGGCACAACCCGCTGCTCGCGATGGTCGTGGCGGTCGGTGCGGGCATCCTCCTGGGGCTCCTCATCGACCAGGTCGTCCAGCTCCTGACCCGGCGCAAGATGGCCGAGGCGATCGCCGCCGAGCGCGCGGCGGAGGAGGCGACCGCCGCGGCCCTCGAGGGAGGCGAGGAGCCGTGCCCCGAGCCGTGCCCCGCGGCGGAGGCCGCGGCCGAGCGGTCCTGA
- the coaA gene encoding type I pantothenate kinase, producing the protein MTRLAPSSPYVDLDRAAWSRLSESTPLPLTDEDVERIRGLGDPIDLAEVDAIYRPLSRLLNLYVTATAGLHRATSTFLREEPPRTPYVIGVAGSVAVGKSTTARVLREMLARWPETPRVELVTTDGFLYPNAELRRRGLMERKGFPESYDRRALIRFLSKIKAGQEEVRAPVYSHVVYDIVPGEEIVVRKPDVLIVEGLNVLQPARPSAVDESTVAVSDFFDFSIYVDARTRNIRQWYVDRFLKLRRTAFSRPESYFRRYADLSDAEATARALAIWDAINAPNLEENILPTRGRATLVLTKGSDHSVQRVRLRKL; encoded by the coding sequence CTGACCCGCCTCGCGCCGTCGTCCCCGTACGTCGACCTGGACCGCGCCGCGTGGAGCCGGCTCTCGGAGTCGACGCCGCTGCCGCTGACCGACGAGGACGTCGAGCGGATCCGCGGCCTGGGCGACCCGATCGACCTCGCCGAGGTCGACGCGATCTACCGTCCGCTGTCGCGCCTGCTCAACCTCTACGTCACCGCGACGGCCGGCCTGCACCGCGCGACGTCGACGTTCCTGCGCGAGGAGCCGCCCCGCACGCCGTACGTCATCGGCGTCGCGGGCTCGGTCGCCGTCGGCAAGTCGACCACGGCCCGCGTGCTGCGCGAGATGCTGGCGCGCTGGCCCGAGACCCCGCGCGTCGAGCTCGTCACGACCGACGGCTTCCTCTACCCCAACGCCGAGCTGCGGCGTCGGGGACTGATGGAGCGCAAGGGCTTCCCGGAGTCGTACGACCGCAGGGCGCTCATCCGCTTCCTCTCGAAGATCAAGGCTGGTCAGGAGGAGGTGCGCGCGCCGGTCTACTCGCACGTGGTCTACGACATCGTGCCGGGCGAGGAGATCGTGGTCCGCAAGCCCGACGTCCTCATCGTCGAGGGTCTCAACGTGCTGCAGCCGGCGCGGCCGTCGGCGGTCGACGAGTCGACCGTCGCGGTGAGCGACTTCTTCGACTTCTCGATCTACGTCGACGCGCGCACCCGCAACATCCGCCAGTGGTACGTCGACCGGTTCCTCAAGCTGCGCCGGACCGCGTTCAGCCGGCCCGAGTCGTACTTCCGCCGCTACGCCGACCTGTCCGACGCCGAGGCCACCGCCCGCGCGCTCGCGATCTGGGACGCGATCAACGCGCCGAACCTCGAGGAGAACATCCTGCCGACGCGCGGCCGGGCCACGCTCGTGCTGACGAAGGGCTCGGACCACTCGGTGCAGCGCGTGCGCCTGCGCAAGCTCTGA
- a CDS encoding DUF72 domain-containing protein, with translation MGVRVGLSGWRYAEWRGRFYPSGLPQRRELEHVASIFPTVELNGSFYSLQRPPYYERWRDGVPDGFTFAVKGGRFVTHMKRLRDVRVPLANFFASGVLALGDRLGPFLWQLPERATLDLDVLAGFLRLLPRTTTEAAKLATEHDDKLKADPWTDPGEDRPLHHALEPRHASFADPDALRLLREHDVALVTSDGAGRWPVFEETTARLVYVRLHGPTTLYTSRYDDALLDRWAAWVRERHDSGHDVVVYFDNDGHAHAPRDARRLLERLTDVAEPWPRA, from the coding sequence ATGGGGGTTCGGGTCGGGCTGTCGGGATGGCGCTACGCCGAGTGGCGGGGCCGCTTCTACCCGTCCGGGCTGCCGCAGCGCCGCGAGCTCGAGCACGTGGCGTCGATCTTCCCCACCGTCGAGCTCAACGGCTCGTTCTACTCGCTGCAGCGGCCGCCGTACTACGAGCGGTGGCGTGACGGCGTCCCCGACGGCTTCACGTTCGCGGTCAAGGGCGGCCGCTTCGTCACGCACATGAAGCGGCTGCGCGACGTGCGGGTCCCGCTCGCCAACTTCTTCGCGAGCGGCGTGCTGGCGCTCGGCGACCGGCTCGGACCGTTCCTGTGGCAGCTGCCGGAGCGGGCGACGCTCGACCTCGACGTCCTCGCGGGCTTCCTGCGCCTCCTGCCGCGCACGACGACCGAGGCGGCGAAGCTCGCCACCGAGCACGACGACAAGCTCAAGGCCGACCCGTGGACCGACCCCGGCGAGGACCGCCCGCTGCACCACGCGCTCGAGCCGCGGCACGCGTCGTTCGCCGACCCCGACGCGCTGCGGCTCCTGCGCGAGCACGACGTGGCGCTCGTGACGTCCGACGGCGCCGGGCGCTGGCCCGTCTTCGAGGAGACGACGGCGCGGCTCGTCTACGTGCGTCTCCACGGGCCGACGACGCTCTACACGAGCCGCTACGACGACGCGCTGCTCGACCGCTGGGCCGCGTGGGTGCGCGAGCGGCACGACTCCGGCCACGACGTCGTCGTGTACTTCGACAACGACGGCCACGCGCACGCCCCGCGCGACGCCCGGCGGCTGCTCGAGCGCCTCACCGATGTGGCCGAGCCCTGGCCACGGGCCTGA
- the glmS gene encoding glutamine--fructose-6-phosphate transaminase (isomerizing), protein MCGIVGYTGLGLLPAETAALEQASPKASEHPLEVALEGLKRLEYRGYDSAGVALVGPDQEHVSFAKKAGKLGNLVAELEAQPLPAATAAIGHTRWATHGGPTDTNAHPHLADDGRLAVIHNGIIENFAALRRELAADGVTFLSDTDTEVAAQLLAKEYRASGGNLTAAMAATARRLDGTFTLLAVHADDPTTVVGARHDSPLVVGLGEGENFLGSDVAAFVAHTKEALELGQDQVVTITPTSVDVTDFDGKPAQAKRFTVDWDAAAAEKGGFDSFMDKEIHDQPHAVADTLLGRTDEQGNIVLDDLRIDEAVLRAVDKIIVVACGTAAYAGHVAKYAIEHWCRIPVEVELAHEFRYRDPIVNEKTLVVAISQSGETMDTLMAVRHAREQGAKVLAIVNTNGSTIPRESDAVLYTHAGPEIAVASTKAFLAQITAAYLLGLYLAQLRGNKFPDEVAALLDELREMPRKIQTVLERSEYVRATARSMADEDKVLFLGRHVGFPVALEGALKLKELAYIHAEGFAAGELKHGPIALIDEGQPVFVVVPSPRGRDQLHSKVVSNIQEIRARGARTLVIAEDGDDEVRKYADEIFWIPQSPTLLQPLLAVVPLQIFAMALATAKGLDVDQPRNLAKSVTVE, encoded by the coding sequence ATGTGCGGAATCGTCGGCTACACCGGTCTGGGCCTGCTTCCTGCGGAGACGGCCGCCCTCGAGCAGGCCTCGCCGAAGGCCTCGGAGCACCCGCTCGAGGTGGCGCTCGAGGGGCTCAAGCGGCTCGAGTACCGGGGGTACGACTCGGCGGGCGTCGCGCTCGTCGGGCCGGACCAGGAGCACGTCTCGTTCGCCAAGAAGGCCGGCAAGCTCGGCAACCTCGTGGCCGAGCTCGAGGCGCAGCCCCTGCCGGCCGCGACCGCCGCGATCGGTCACACGCGCTGGGCCACGCACGGCGGGCCGACCGACACCAACGCGCACCCGCACCTCGCCGACGACGGCCGCCTCGCGGTGATCCACAACGGCATCATCGAGAACTTCGCGGCGCTGCGCCGCGAGCTCGCGGCCGACGGCGTCACGTTCCTCTCGGACACCGATACCGAGGTCGCGGCCCAGCTGCTCGCCAAGGAGTATCGCGCGTCGGGCGGCAACCTCACGGCCGCCATGGCGGCGACCGCGCGCCGCCTGGACGGCACGTTCACGCTGCTGGCCGTGCACGCGGACGACCCGACGACGGTCGTCGGCGCCCGGCACGACTCGCCGCTCGTCGTCGGGCTCGGCGAGGGGGAGAACTTCCTCGGGTCCGACGTCGCCGCGTTCGTCGCCCACACCAAGGAGGCGCTCGAGCTCGGGCAGGACCAGGTCGTCACGATCACGCCGACGTCGGTCGACGTGACCGACTTCGACGGCAAGCCCGCGCAGGCCAAGCGCTTCACGGTCGACTGGGACGCCGCGGCCGCCGAGAAGGGCGGCTTCGACTCCTTCATGGACAAGGAGATCCACGACCAGCCGCACGCCGTCGCCGACACGCTCCTGGGCCGCACCGACGAGCAGGGCAACATCGTGCTCGACGACCTGCGCATCGACGAGGCGGTCCTGCGGGCCGTCGACAAGATCATCGTCGTCGCGTGCGGCACCGCCGCCTACGCGGGCCACGTCGCCAAGTACGCCATCGAGCACTGGTGCCGCATCCCGGTCGAGGTCGAGCTCGCGCACGAGTTCCGCTACCGCGACCCGATCGTCAACGAGAAGACGCTCGTCGTCGCGATCTCCCAGTCCGGCGAGACCATGGACACGCTCATGGCCGTCCGGCACGCGCGCGAGCAGGGCGCCAAGGTCCTCGCGATCGTCAACACCAACGGCTCGACGATCCCGCGCGAGTCCGACGCGGTCCTCTACACGCACGCCGGGCCCGAGATCGCCGTCGCGTCGACCAAGGCGTTCCTCGCCCAGATCACCGCCGCCTACCTCCTGGGCCTCTACCTGGCCCAGCTGCGGGGCAACAAGTTCCCCGACGAGGTGGCCGCGCTGCTCGACGAGCTGCGCGAGATGCCGCGCAAGATCCAGACGGTGCTCGAGCGCAGCGAGTACGTGCGCGCGACCGCGAGGTCCATGGCCGACGAGGACAAGGTGCTGTTCCTCGGCCGCCACGTCGGATTCCCCGTCGCGCTCGAGGGTGCGCTCAAGCTCAAGGAGCTCGCGTACATCCACGCCGAGGGCTTCGCCGCCGGCGAGCTCAAGCACGGCCCGATCGCCCTGATCGACGAGGGCCAGCCGGTGTTCGTCGTCGTGCCGTCGCCGCGCGGTCGCGACCAGCTGCACTCGAAGGTCGTCTCGAACATCCAGGAGATCCGGGCGCGCGGTGCGCGCACGCTCGTCATCGCGGAGGACGGCGACGACGAGGTGCGCAAGTACGCCGACGAGATCTTCTGGATCCCGCAGTCCCCGACGCTGCTCCAGCCGCTGCTCGCCGTCGTGCCCCTGCAGATCTTCGCCATGGCGCTCGCCACGGCCAAGGGCCTCGACGTCGACCAGCCGCGCAACCTGGCGAAGTCGGTCACGGTCGAGTAG
- a CDS encoding MazG nucleotide pyrophosphohydrolase domain-containing protein — protein MELKDLADELEIISRVYERRFGVERTDDWLVLKLHEEVGELTQAYLAASGRSRDRGEEPGEADTAFRAELADVLAQLLLVARRFDVDLEAEVERKWFRWRHLVEPQDEDGVRTHVREAAAPGA, from the coding sequence ATGGAGCTGAAGGACCTCGCCGACGAGCTGGAGATCATCTCGCGCGTGTACGAGCGCCGGTTCGGCGTCGAGCGGACGGACGACTGGCTCGTGCTCAAGCTGCACGAGGAGGTCGGCGAGCTCACGCAGGCCTACCTCGCGGCGTCGGGCCGCTCGCGCGACCGGGGCGAGGAGCCGGGGGAGGCCGACACGGCGTTCCGCGCCGAGCTCGCGGACGTGCTCGCCCAGCTGCTGCTCGTGGCGCGCCGGTTCGACGTCGACCTCGAGGCCGAGGTGGAGCGCAAGTGGTTCCGCTGGCGGCACCTCGTCGAGCCGCAGGACGAGGACGGCGTGCGGACGCACGTCCGGGAGGCCGCGGCGCCGGGCGCCTAG
- a CDS encoding holo-ACP synthase → MIIGVGIDVVDVGRFMATLERTPRLREKLFTAEERDLPDSSLAARFAAKEAIAKAFGAPGTMHWHDATVRRVAGGPPEVELRGTVQARAEELGVKHLHLSISHDAGIASAMVVAEG, encoded by the coding sequence GTGATCATCGGGGTGGGCATCGACGTCGTCGACGTCGGACGGTTCATGGCGACGCTCGAGCGCACGCCGCGCCTGCGCGAGAAGCTCTTCACCGCCGAGGAGCGGGACCTGCCGGACTCGTCGCTCGCCGCCCGGTTCGCCGCCAAGGAGGCCATCGCCAAGGCGTTCGGCGCGCCCGGCACCATGCACTGGCACGACGCGACGGTGCGCCGGGTCGCGGGCGGGCCGCCCGAGGTCGAGCTGCGCGGGACGGTGCAGGCGCGCGCCGAGGAGCTCGGCGTCAAGCACCTGCACCTGTCGATCTCGCACGACGCCGGCATCGCCTCCGCGATGGTGGTCGCGGAAGGCTGA
- a CDS encoding LLM class F420-dependent oxidoreductase, whose amino-acid sequence MRFGLFIPQGWRHSLTDVPPEQHWETMLSLLHYADNAAAGEAIPGGEFAWDSVWVYDHFHTVPVPSTEATHEAWSLMAAFAASSQRVKLGQMCTCMSYRQPTYLAKVASTVDAISGGRVQMGIGAGWYEHEWRAYGYGFPSAGERLRALDEGVQIMTAMWRTGSSGTFEGKRYQVDGALCYPQPLQKLPVGEGGAEVPSIPLWIAGGGERKTLRIAARFAQYTNFAGDPETFTHKSKILEQHCADVGTDFGAITRSADYNVVIGENQAEVDDRMAWIESHFGRYAPNDAGEREVHNWRNGPLVGTPEQIVETLQDLKSRGMTYAITYFPNAVADRDQIELFQRKVIPELQD is encoded by the coding sequence ATGCGATTCGGACTCTTCATCCCGCAGGGCTGGCGGCACTCGCTCACCGACGTCCCGCCGGAGCAGCACTGGGAGACGATGCTGTCTCTCCTCCACTACGCCGACAACGCCGCGGCGGGCGAGGCGATCCCGGGCGGCGAGTTCGCCTGGGACTCCGTGTGGGTGTACGACCACTTCCACACCGTCCCGGTGCCGAGCACCGAGGCGACGCACGAGGCGTGGTCGCTCATGGCCGCGTTCGCCGCGTCGTCGCAGCGCGTCAAGCTCGGCCAGATGTGCACGTGCATGTCGTACAGGCAGCCGACCTACCTGGCGAAGGTCGCCTCGACGGTCGACGCCATCTCGGGCGGGCGCGTCCAGATGGGCATCGGCGCCGGGTGGTACGAGCACGAGTGGCGCGCCTACGGCTACGGCTTCCCGAGCGCGGGCGAGCGGCTGCGCGCGCTCGACGAGGGCGTGCAGATCATGACGGCCATGTGGCGCACCGGGTCCTCGGGCACGTTCGAGGGCAAGCGCTACCAGGTCGACGGCGCGCTGTGCTACCCGCAGCCGCTGCAGAAGCTGCCGGTCGGCGAGGGCGGCGCCGAGGTGCCGAGCATCCCCCTGTGGATCGCGGGCGGCGGCGAGCGGAAGACGCTGCGGATCGCGGCCCGGTTCGCCCAGTACACGAACTTCGCGGGCGACCCCGAGACGTTCACGCACAAGTCGAAGATCCTCGAGCAGCACTGCGCCGACGTCGGCACGGACTTCGGCGCGATCACCCGCTCGGCCGACTACAACGTCGTCATCGGCGAGAACCAGGCCGAGGTCGACGACCGCATGGCGTGGATCGAGTCGCACTTCGGCCGGTACGCCCCGAACGACGCGGGCGAGCGCGAGGTGCACAACTGGCGCAACGGCCCCCTGGTCGGCACGCCCGAGCAGATCGTCGAGACGCTCCAGGACCTCAAGTCCCGCGGCATGACGTACGCGATCACGTACTTCCCGAACGCCGTGGCGGACCGCGACCAGATCGAGCTCTTCCAGCGCAAGGTCATCCCCGAGCTGCAGGACTGA